Proteins from a genomic interval of Croceicoccus naphthovorans:
- a CDS encoding valine--tRNA ligase: MTDSSDIAPDSTAELAKTFDPASIEARWYAHWEENGLFRPERPDAQPFTIVNPPPNVTGSLHIGHALDNTLQDIVIRYERMRGKDALWVVGTDHAGIATQMVVERNLNSQGVKRTDMSREQFLDHVWEWKGQSGGTITRQLRCLGCSMDWSREQFTMDPHFTKAVVKVFVDLYKKGLIYRDKRLVNWDPALKTAISDLEVETREVQGGFWHFRYPLADGVTLYNGQDFIEVATTRPETMLADMAVAVHPDDDRYKSVIGKDILQPITGRRFKVVADEHADPELGSGAVKITPGHDFNDFDVGKRAGIAPGDMYNMFDGDARVVQTADGLIPENYLGQDRFEARDMVVAEMKALGFLIPHVTKDKEGNETEHDAEPRTIQTPYGDRGGVVIEPWLTDQWYVDAETLAQPPMQAVRDGRIEIVPKTWEKTFFNWMENIQPWCVSRQLWWGHQIPAWYAEDGEVFVAESEEEAQKLAGDKSLTRDPDVLDTWFSSALWPFATLGWPENTALVQKHYPNDLLISGFDILFFWDARMAMQGMEFMGEVPWKKLYLHGLVRAADGAKMSKSKGNVVDPLGLIDRYGADALRFFMAAMESQGRDVKMDEKRVEGYRNFATKLWNAARFCQSNGIGASQTLTAPAATTAVNKWIIGEVVETAAELDKAMADLRFDAAANTIYHFVWDQFCDWYIELVKGNFDQETKAVAGWVLDQILVMLHPFMPFITEELWHAQGLISGEGRPYELIVAKWPAPDAAVDAEAKAEVEWLIALTSALRGAKNELGLAPGAKLEAWLTSTAGPAHGIIERNFPAIDRVARLSTVNFGAAPAGAAMQVNVGDDIFVVPLEGLIDVAAEKARLEKAKAASEKEAKSLEGRLSNPNFVERAKPEAVEKARADHAHHAAEVERLGAALARLG; this comes from the coding sequence ATGACCGACAGCAGCGATATCGCCCCTGACAGCACCGCCGAACTGGCAAAAACCTTCGATCCCGCGTCGATAGAGGCGCGCTGGTACGCGCATTGGGAAGAAAACGGCCTGTTCCGCCCCGAACGCCCCGACGCGCAGCCGTTCACCATCGTGAACCCGCCGCCGAACGTGACCGGATCGCTGCACATCGGCCACGCGCTGGACAATACGTTGCAGGACATCGTGATCCGGTACGAACGCATGCGCGGCAAGGATGCGCTATGGGTCGTCGGCACCGACCATGCCGGCATCGCGACGCAGATGGTGGTGGAGCGTAACCTCAACTCGCAGGGCGTGAAGCGCACCGACATGAGCCGCGAGCAGTTCCTCGACCATGTCTGGGAATGGAAGGGCCAGTCGGGCGGCACGATCACCCGCCAGTTGCGGTGTCTGGGCTGTTCGATGGACTGGAGCCGAGAACAGTTCACGATGGACCCGCACTTTACCAAGGCGGTCGTGAAGGTCTTCGTCGACCTCTATAAAAAGGGCCTGATCTATCGTGACAAGCGGCTGGTGAACTGGGACCCGGCGCTGAAAACCGCGATTTCCGACCTTGAGGTGGAAACGCGCGAGGTTCAGGGCGGCTTCTGGCACTTCCGCTATCCGCTGGCGGATGGTGTTACCCTCTATAACGGGCAGGATTTTATCGAGGTCGCGACGACGCGGCCCGAAACGATGCTGGCCGATATGGCGGTGGCTGTGCATCCCGATGACGATCGCTACAAGTCGGTCATCGGAAAAGATATCCTGCAACCGATCACCGGGCGTCGCTTCAAGGTCGTGGCCGACGAACACGCCGACCCCGAACTGGGCAGCGGCGCGGTGAAGATCACGCCGGGGCACGACTTCAACGACTTCGACGTTGGCAAGCGCGCCGGCATCGCGCCGGGCGACATGTACAACATGTTCGATGGCGATGCCCGCGTTGTGCAGACCGCCGACGGGCTGATCCCGGAAAACTACCTCGGGCAAGACCGGTTCGAAGCGCGCGACATGGTCGTGGCCGAAATGAAGGCGCTGGGCTTCCTGATCCCGCATGTGACCAAGGACAAAGAAGGCAACGAGACCGAGCACGACGCCGAACCGCGCACGATCCAGACGCCCTATGGCGACCGTGGCGGCGTGGTGATCGAACCATGGCTGACCGACCAGTGGTACGTCGATGCCGAGACATTGGCGCAGCCGCCGATGCAGGCGGTGCGCGACGGGCGGATCGAGATCGTGCCCAAGACTTGGGAGAAGACGTTCTTCAACTGGATGGAGAACATTCAGCCGTGGTGTGTGTCGCGCCAATTATGGTGGGGTCACCAGATTCCGGCTTGGTACGCCGAGGACGGTGAAGTCTTCGTCGCCGAGAGCGAAGAAGAAGCGCAGAAGCTGGCAGGCGACAAGTCGCTGACCCGCGACCCCGACGTTCTCGACACGTGGTTCTCCTCCGCGCTCTGGCCTTTCGCCACGCTGGGCTGGCCCGAGAACACCGCTCTGGTGCAAAAGCACTATCCCAACGACCTGCTGATTTCCGGCTTCGACATCCTGTTCTTCTGGGATGCCCGCATGGCGATGCAGGGGATGGAGTTCATGGGGGAAGTCCCGTGGAAGAAACTCTATCTCCACGGCCTCGTCCGCGCGGCGGACGGCGCGAAGATGTCGAAGTCCAAGGGCAACGTCGTCGATCCGCTGGGCCTGATCGACCGGTACGGCGCAGACGCGCTGCGCTTCTTCATGGCGGCGATGGAAAGCCAGGGCCGCGACGTGAAGATGGATGAAAAGCGGGTCGAGGGGTATCGCAATTTCGCCACGAAGCTGTGGAACGCGGCGCGTTTCTGCCAATCGAACGGCATCGGCGCCTCGCAGACGCTGACGGCGCCTGCGGCCACGACGGCGGTCAACAAGTGGATCATCGGCGAAGTCGTCGAAACCGCCGCAGAGCTGGACAAGGCGATGGCCGACCTGCGCTTCGACGCGGCGGCAAACACGATCTACCACTTCGTCTGGGACCAATTCTGCGACTGGTACATCGAACTGGTGAAAGGCAATTTCGATCAGGAAACCAAGGCCGTCGCCGGTTGGGTGCTCGACCAGATCCTCGTCATGCTGCACCCGTTCATGCCGTTCATTACCGAGGAACTGTGGCATGCGCAGGGGCTGATTTCTGGTGAGGGGCGCCCCTACGAACTGATCGTGGCCAAGTGGCCCGCTCCCGACGCGGCTGTCGATGCGGAGGCCAAGGCCGAAGTCGAGTGGCTGATCGCCCTCACCTCCGCCCTGCGCGGCGCCAAGAACGAACTCGGCCTCGCCCCCGGCGCCAAGCTGGAGGCCTGGCTGACCAGCACCGCTGGACCGGCACACGGTATCATCGAGCGCAACTTCCCCGCGATCGACCGCGTTGCGCGTCTCTCCACCGTAAACTTCGGCGCAGCCCCAGCGGGCGCGGCAATGCAGGTCAACGTGGGCGACGACATTTTCGTCGTGCCGCTGGAAGGCCTGATCGACGTTGCGGCGGAAAAGGCCCGGCTCGAAAAAGCCAAGGCCGCGTCCGAGAAAGAAGCGAAATCGCTGGAGGGTCGCCTGTCGAACCCCAACTTCGTCGAACGCGCCAAGCCCGAAGCGGTCGAAAAGGCCCGCGCCGACCATGCCCACCACGCCGCCGAAGTCGAACGGCTGGGCGCGGCGCTGGCACGGTTGGGTTAA
- a CDS encoding 7-carboxy-7-deazaguanine synthase QueE — translation MSLTLATDDTGGPEIFASLQGEGASIGRPVAFVRLSRCNLACTWCDTAYTWHFEGDNRPHRDGVTFDRKANQVVLDEADVAKRIAALGQNRLVITGGEPMLQAAALAKMLDHLPDIEVEIETNGTVKPPARLDVRVDQFNVSPKLAHSGNSATQALIPDMLDFWADDPRAFLKFVIAEPADLAEAMGLVDRHRHPKDRVYLMPEGTSGDVLSTRMRWLAPLAIRHGVRLTDRQHIHLFGDTRGT, via the coding sequence ATGTCTCTGACGCTCGCCACTGACGATACGGGCGGGCCGGAGATTTTCGCCTCGCTACAAGGCGAAGGGGCCAGCATCGGGCGGCCCGTCGCCTTCGTGCGCTTGTCACGGTGCAACCTTGCCTGCACCTGGTGCGACACGGCCTACACATGGCACTTCGAAGGCGACAATCGCCCGCATCGCGATGGCGTGACTTTCGACCGTAAGGCCAATCAGGTCGTGCTGGACGAAGCCGACGTTGCCAAACGCATCGCAGCATTGGGTCAGAACCGCCTTGTCATCACCGGCGGCGAACCGATGCTGCAAGCCGCAGCACTGGCCAAGATGCTCGACCATCTGCCCGACATAGAGGTGGAGATCGAGACCAACGGAACGGTAAAGCCCCCCGCCCGCCTCGACGTGCGGGTGGATCAATTCAACGTCAGCCCGAAACTGGCGCATAGCGGCAACTCCGCGACCCAAGCGCTGATCCCAGACATGTTGGATTTCTGGGCCGACGACCCACGCGCCTTCCTGAAATTCGTGATCGCGGAACCCGCCGATCTGGCCGAGGCGATGGGCTTGGTCGACCGCCATCGCCACCCGAAAGACCGCGTTTACCTGATGCCAGAGGGAACCTCCGGCGATGTGCTGAGTACCCGAATGCGCTGGCTGGCCCCTCTGGCCATCCGGCACGGCGTGCGATTGACCGATCGCCAGCATATCCACCTGTTCGGAGATACCCGAGGAACATGA